Proteins encoded in a region of the Marinococcus sp. PL1-022 genome:
- the yajC gene encoding preprotein translocase subunit YajC, producing MSTIIVLVLMFLIFYFLLIRPQQKQQKRIKEMHANLQKGDRIVTIGGIHGTIDAIDENKLIVDVDGSMKLTFDRNAVRETVNE from the coding sequence GTGAGTACAATTATCGTATTGGTTTTGATGTTTCTCATATTCTATTTCCTTTTGATTCGTCCGCAGCAAAAGCAGCAGAAGCGGATCAAGGAAATGCATGCGAATCTGCAAAAGGGTGATCGTATCGTTACTATCGGCGGTATACACGGCACCATTGATGCTATTGATGAAAACAAACTTATCGTGGATGTAGACGGCAGCATGAAATTGACGTTTGACCGGAATGCGGTCCGCGAAACAGTAAATGAATAG
- the tgt gene encoding tRNA guanosine(34) transglycosylase Tgt, with amino-acid sequence MTAVTYEHIKTCRQSGARLGKVHTPHGSFDTPAFMPVGTLATVKTLSPEELESMGAGMILSNTYHLWIRPGEDIVEEAGGLHKFMNWNKPILTDSGGFQVFSLSKLRDIKEEGVHFRNHISGAKLFLSPEKAMQIQNSLGADVMMAFDECPPYPAEEEYMKASVERTTRWAERCLEAHTRPEDQALFGIVQGGDYRHLREKSAKELISMDFPGYAIGGLSVGEPKETMNRVLEYTAPLLPQNKPRYLMGVGSADALIDGSIRGIDMFDCVLPTRIGRNGTCMTSKGRLVVRNASNARDFRPIDEACGCYTCRNYSRAYIRHLIKSEETFGVRLTSYHNLYFLLSLMQQVREAIQQDRLLDFRETFFEQYGFNRPDAKNF; translated from the coding sequence ATGACCGCAGTAACATACGAACATATTAAGACGTGCCGGCAGTCAGGAGCGAGGCTCGGCAAAGTGCACACCCCGCACGGGTCGTTTGACACTCCAGCCTTTATGCCGGTGGGGACGCTTGCCACCGTAAAAACATTGAGCCCGGAGGAACTGGAGTCGATGGGCGCAGGAATGATTTTAAGCAACACGTATCATTTATGGATACGGCCCGGTGAAGATATCGTGGAAGAAGCAGGCGGCCTGCATAAATTCATGAACTGGAACAAGCCAATTCTAACCGATTCCGGAGGATTTCAGGTCTTCAGCCTGAGCAAGCTGCGGGATATTAAAGAAGAAGGCGTTCATTTCCGGAATCATATTTCCGGAGCCAAACTATTTCTCTCCCCGGAAAAAGCGATGCAGATTCAAAATTCTCTTGGTGCCGACGTGATGATGGCATTTGACGAGTGTCCGCCTTATCCGGCCGAGGAAGAATACATGAAAGCATCTGTTGAACGGACGACCAGATGGGCCGAGCGTTGTCTTGAGGCACATACACGCCCGGAGGATCAGGCATTGTTTGGAATCGTGCAGGGCGGGGATTACCGGCATTTGCGTGAAAAATCTGCAAAAGAGTTGATTTCAATGGACTTTCCGGGTTACGCTATAGGCGGATTATCTGTTGGAGAGCCGAAGGAAACGATGAACCGAGTGCTGGAATATACGGCTCCGCTTCTCCCTCAAAACAAACCACGCTACTTGATGGGAGTCGGGTCGGCAGATGCGTTAATTGATGGATCTATCCGAGGGATAGATATGTTTGATTGCGTTCTTCCAACCAGAATCGGTCGAAACGGAACGTGTATGACAAGCAAAGGCAGACTGGTCGTAAGAAACGCTTCAAATGCCAGGGACTTCCGTCCGATCGATGAGGCGTGCGGGTGCTATACCTGCCGTAATTATTCAAGGGCTTACATCCGGCATCTGATCAAAAGTGAAGAAACGTTCGGCGTCCGGCTTACTTCGTACCATAACTTGTATTTTCTACTGTCCTTAATGCAGCAAGTACGCGAGGCTATCCAGCAAGATCGTCTGCTCGATTTTCGGGAAACTTTTTTTGAACAATACGGCTTTAACCGTCCGGATGCTAAAAATTTCTAG
- the queA gene encoding tRNA preQ1(34) S-adenosylmethionine ribosyltransferase-isomerase QueA, with protein MNINEFDFELPEELIAQHPLKERDQSRLLVMNTKEETIAHERFHQIEDHLEAGDCLVLNNTKVWPARLIGEKKETGAGIEVLLLQQEGDTWETLVKPAKRVKPGTVVTFGDGRLTAECTKVLDHGGREMVFTYDGIFLEILEELGEMPLPPYIKEKLEDQDRYQTVYAEHYGSAAAPTAGLHFTTELLERLKAKGVQTAHVTLHVGLGTFRPVSAETVEEHNMHAEFYHLPQETAEILNETKTAGKRIIAVGTTSARTLETVAGKQENKFMEAKGWTDIFIYPGYTFQGIDALLTNFHLPKSTLVMLVSALAGKQFLFRAYGEAIRERYRFFSFGDAMLIHSGGNNE; from the coding sequence ATGAATATAAATGAATTTGATTTTGAACTGCCTGAGGAGCTGATCGCGCAGCATCCGCTGAAAGAACGGGATCAGTCCCGGCTGCTTGTGATGAATACGAAGGAAGAGACCATTGCGCATGAACGCTTTCATCAGATTGAAGACCACCTTGAGGCTGGTGACTGTTTAGTGCTAAACAACACAAAAGTTTGGCCGGCAAGGCTCATTGGTGAAAAGAAAGAAACGGGTGCAGGGATAGAAGTGCTGCTGCTGCAGCAGGAGGGCGACACGTGGGAAACGCTTGTGAAGCCGGCGAAACGAGTGAAACCGGGGACCGTAGTCACCTTCGGGGACGGACGTTTGACGGCAGAATGCACGAAGGTGCTTGATCACGGGGGCCGGGAGATGGTGTTCACCTATGACGGTATTTTTCTTGAAATTCTCGAGGAGCTCGGCGAAATGCCCCTGCCTCCTTATATCAAAGAAAAACTTGAAGACCAGGACCGTTACCAGACTGTGTACGCCGAGCATTACGGCTCCGCTGCAGCTCCTACGGCAGGGCTTCACTTTACAACGGAGCTGCTTGAACGACTGAAGGCAAAAGGGGTTCAAACGGCGCATGTGACGCTGCATGTCGGCCTCGGGACGTTTCGCCCGGTGTCCGCCGAAACGGTAGAGGAGCATAACATGCATGCGGAATTTTATCATCTCCCGCAGGAAACAGCTGAAATTTTAAATGAAACGAAAACGGCAGGCAAACGTATAATTGCAGTGGGGACGACGTCAGCGCGTACGCTCGAAACCGTGGCAGGTAAACAGGAAAATAAATTTATGGAAGCAAAAGGCTGGACGGATATTTTCATTTATCCAGGCTACACGTTCCAGGGAATCGACGCGCTTTTGACCAATTTCCATCTGCCAAAATCGACACTGGTGATGCTTGTGAGCGCTCTGGCCGGGAAGCAATTTCTTTTCCGTGCATACGGGGAAGCTATACGAGAGAGGTACCGTTTTTTCAGTTTTGGAGATGCAATGCTTATACACTCGGGAGGAAATAACGAATGA
- the ruvB gene encoding Holliday junction branch migration DNA helicase RuvB, with protein sequence MEDRIVSQEAESGEDLVEQSIRPDRLREYIGQRKVKENLEVFIEAAKLREEPLDHTLLYGPPGLGKTTLAMIIAREMDVNIRTTSGPAIERPGDLAAVMTALEPGDVLFIDEIHRLPRAVEEVLYPAMEDFCIDIVIGKDSSARSVRLDLPPFTLIGATTRAGLLSAPLRDRFGVHARLEYYVEEDLAEIVRRSGDLFQLNIDKGAAYELARRSRGTPRVVNRLLRRVRDFAQVQGDGSITMELANHALERLQVDKLGLDHIDHKYLLGLIETFRGGPAGVEAIAAKIGEEAHTLEDVYEPYLMQIGFLQRTPRGRKAAPLAYEHFGYPYQEENT encoded by the coding sequence TTGGAAGATAGAATTGTTTCCCAGGAAGCAGAATCAGGAGAAGACTTGGTGGAACAAAGCATTCGCCCGGACCGGCTTCGGGAATATATTGGCCAGCGAAAAGTAAAGGAAAACCTGGAGGTATTTATTGAAGCGGCGAAGCTCCGGGAAGAGCCGCTTGACCATACATTGCTTTACGGGCCGCCCGGTCTTGGGAAAACGACGCTTGCCATGATTATTGCGCGTGAGATGGATGTAAACATTCGGACGACGAGCGGTCCAGCTATTGAAAGGCCCGGAGATCTTGCCGCAGTCATGACAGCACTCGAGCCCGGTGACGTACTTTTTATCGATGAAATACACCGGCTCCCCCGGGCAGTGGAGGAAGTGCTGTACCCGGCAATGGAGGATTTTTGCATCGATATTGTAATTGGCAAGGACAGCTCTGCGCGGTCTGTCCGCCTTGATCTCCCCCCTTTCACCTTGATTGGCGCCACTACGAGAGCAGGTCTTCTCTCTGCACCGCTTAGAGATCGATTCGGCGTACACGCACGCCTGGAATACTATGTGGAGGAGGACCTGGCTGAAATCGTCCGGCGTTCGGGAGATTTATTCCAGCTTAATATTGATAAAGGAGCAGCCTACGAGCTCGCCAGAAGATCCCGGGGGACCCCGCGGGTGGTGAACCGGCTGCTGCGAAGGGTTCGTGATTTTGCCCAGGTGCAGGGGGACGGAAGCATCACGATGGAGCTGGCAAATCATGCCCTGGAACGGCTGCAGGTGGATAAGCTCGGCCTTGACCACATTGATCATAAATACCTGCTCGGCTTAATTGAGACCTTCCGGGGCGGTCCGGCCGGCGTGGAGGCGATAGCAGCAAAAATTGGAGAAGAGGCCCACACGCTCGAAGATGTGTATGAACCGTATTTAATGCAGATCGGATTTCTGCAGCGGACGCCACGAGGAAGAAAAGCAGCTCCGCTTGCGTATGAGCATTTTGGTTATCCGTATCAGGAAGAAAATACATGA
- the ruvA gene encoding Holliday junction branch migration protein RuvA, which translates to MIEFVKGRVDHIKGDTITIENNGIGYLIYCSNPFVFNGQQADEETVVYTYQYVKEDVNRLYGFRSRKERELFEQLLQVSGIGPKGAQAILASGDPGQVVGAIENEDETFLTKFPGVGKKTAKQMIIDLKGKLTGVYDAVTVAGAPVSLLDEQQPGGDLEEALEALTALGYGEKEIKKVRPHLEKEQLSADEYVRKALQWMLT; encoded by the coding sequence GTGATCGAATTCGTAAAAGGACGTGTGGATCATATAAAAGGTGACACGATTACGATTGAAAACAACGGGATCGGCTATTTAATCTATTGTTCCAACCCTTTTGTATTTAACGGCCAGCAGGCGGATGAAGAAACAGTAGTTTATACATATCAGTATGTTAAAGAAGATGTAAACCGTCTGTACGGCTTTCGTTCAAGAAAAGAGCGCGAGCTGTTTGAACAGCTGCTTCAGGTGTCGGGAATAGGGCCGAAGGGCGCTCAGGCTATTCTTGCATCCGGGGATCCGGGGCAGGTGGTGGGAGCTATTGAAAATGAAGACGAAACGTTTTTAACGAAATTCCCGGGAGTCGGTAAAAAAACAGCAAAGCAGATGATTATCGATCTGAAAGGGAAATTGACCGGCGTTTATGATGCGGTAACAGTAGCGGGGGCACCGGTATCCCTGCTTGACGAGCAGCAGCCGGGTGGAGATCTTGAGGAAGCGCTTGAAGCACTGACGGCCCTTGGATACGGAGAAAAAGAAATCAAAAAAGTGCGCCCTCATTTGGAAAAAGAACAGTTGAGTGCAGATGAATATGTAAGAAAAGCTCTGCAGTGGATGCTCACATAG
- a CDS encoding YebC/PmpR family DNA-binding transcriptional regulator codes for MAGHSKWNNIKRRKEAQDSRRAKIFTKLSKEIFAAVREAGDDPDQNLRLRMAITKARAANIPNENITRTIKKAKGQGAELQYEEMTYEGYGPGGAAVMVKTLTDNKNRTVADIRAAFNKNGGNLGENGCVSFLFNKEGFLAVDRENVEADEDTFMLEAVEAGADDVEYDDHEFYIYTEPDDFEAVKGAMEHTYHFSTAEVTMIPETKAHLEDEHARKMLKLIDTLEDNDDVQSVYHNFEAEEEQMERLEVSS; via the coding sequence ATGGCAGGACATTCGAAATGGAATAATATTAAGCGCCGTAAAGAAGCTCAGGACTCCAGGCGGGCAAAAATATTCACGAAATTATCGAAGGAAATTTTCGCCGCTGTCCGGGAGGCAGGAGATGACCCCGACCAGAATCTTCGTTTGCGTATGGCGATTACAAAAGCACGGGCAGCGAACATTCCAAATGAAAATATTACACGGACCATCAAAAAAGCAAAAGGCCAGGGAGCGGAACTGCAGTACGAAGAAATGACGTACGAAGGATACGGTCCTGGCGGAGCGGCTGTAATGGTGAAAACGTTAACTGACAATAAAAACCGGACTGTAGCGGATATTCGCGCCGCTTTTAATAAAAATGGAGGCAACCTCGGAGAGAATGGCTGCGTTTCTTTTCTTTTCAACAAAGAGGGTTTTCTGGCCGTAGACCGTGAAAACGTTGAAGCTGATGAAGATACGTTCATGCTGGAGGCCGTAGAAGCCGGGGCGGATGACGTGGAGTACGATGACCACGAATTTTATATTTACACTGAACCTGATGATTTCGAAGCTGTAAAAGGGGCTATGGAGCATACGTATCATTTTTCCACGGCAGAGGTCACCATGATTCCGGAAACGAAAGCCCATTTAGAAGATGAACATGCCCGGAAGATGCTCAAATTGATCGACACGCTTGAAGATAACGATGATGTACAGAGCGTGTACCATAACTTTGAAGCAGAAGAAGAGCAGATGGAACGTCTGGAAGTCTCCTCGTAA
- a CDS encoding transcription repressor NadR: MPKDSSKKMLGADRRSQLLEWLEMSVRPLTGSSLASRASVSRQVIVQDMSLLKAQGHPILATSQGYIIIQNKNTDQTVQKRVAVSHPSDPASTLKELYLIVDHGGKIVDVSVEHPVYGDITASLMIESRIDADRFIKNMKNTNASMLSELTAGVHLHTIEIPSHAQFDVLLEALQSHSYLISEDN; the protein is encoded by the coding sequence ATGCCTAAAGATTCTTCAAAAAAAATGCTCGGTGCCGATCGGCGCAGTCAACTGCTCGAATGGCTTGAAATGTCCGTCCGGCCGTTGACCGGTAGCTCGCTTGCTTCAAGAGCGAGCGTCAGCCGCCAGGTTATCGTCCAGGACATGTCGTTACTGAAAGCGCAGGGGCATCCAATTCTCGCCACGTCCCAGGGCTATATTATTATTCAGAATAAGAACACGGACCAGACGGTACAAAAACGCGTAGCCGTCTCCCACCCTTCTGATCCGGCCAGCACTCTCAAGGAGCTGTACTTAATTGTAGACCACGGTGGGAAAATTGTTGATGTGTCCGTCGAGCATCCCGTTTACGGTGACATTACCGCATCCTTAATGATCGAAAGCCGGATTGACGCGGACCGCTTTATCAAAAACATGAAAAATACAAATGCTTCCATGCTCTCGGAGCTGACTGCCGGTGTGCACCTTCATACCATTGAAATTCCTTCGCACGCTCAGTTCGATGTTTTGCTGGAGGCTTTACAAAGCCACTCCTACCTGATCAGCGAAGATAATTAA
- the pheA gene encoding prephenate dehydratase: MKRVGYLGPRGTFTEMAARVLFHEQVLEPFDTIAEGMKLTQQQEIDIAVVPLENAIEGSVNVTLDYLIHKHELPIIGEVTVPIEQHLLALPEEKEQWEQAEFVHSHPHAIAQCHEFLSRWMPKTKAQFTNSTSAAAKKVSEGTAEGVVIATRLAAEQYGLEIVKENIHDYTNNHTRFVVLAGSEDRAESLSEEKKVTERTTMVITLPSDYPGALHQVLAAFSWRKLNLTKIESRPMKTGIGNYFFVMDVEQPEDDVLIPGVIAELEALGFGVRVLGHYPCFELSSAEAKVDSRTTG; the protein is encoded by the coding sequence GTGAAGCGAGTGGGATATCTTGGCCCAAGGGGAACTTTTACAGAAATGGCGGCCCGGGTGCTCTTTCATGAGCAGGTGCTCGAGCCCTTTGATACGATTGCAGAAGGGATGAAGCTGACGCAGCAGCAGGAGATAGATATTGCTGTCGTGCCGCTTGAAAATGCGATCGAAGGCTCGGTGAATGTGACCCTGGATTATTTGATTCATAAGCATGAACTGCCGATTATTGGAGAAGTGACTGTGCCCATTGAGCAGCACCTGCTGGCTCTTCCAGAGGAAAAGGAGCAATGGGAGCAGGCGGAATTTGTGCATTCACACCCGCATGCCATTGCCCAGTGCCATGAGTTTTTAAGCCGGTGGATGCCGAAAACAAAAGCGCAGTTTACAAATTCCACCAGTGCCGCTGCGAAAAAGGTGAGCGAGGGTACAGCTGAAGGCGTAGTAATTGCGACCAGATTGGCTGCGGAGCAGTACGGCCTTGAGATCGTGAAGGAAAATATTCATGACTATACAAACAACCATACCCGCTTTGTGGTCCTCGCTGGCAGTGAAGACCGGGCGGAAAGTCTTTCTGAAGAAAAGAAAGTAACGGAGAGAACGACGATGGTCATTACGCTCCCTTCTGACTATCCAGGTGCTTTGCATCAAGTTCTTGCGGCCTTTTCGTGGCGGAAATTAAATTTAACAAAAATTGAATCCCGGCCAATGAAGACCGGGATTGGAAATTACTTTTTTGTCATGGACGTAGAGCAGCCAGAGGACGATGTCCTGATTCCAGGCGTTATTGCGGAGCTTGAAGCGCTGGGCTTTGGAGTCCGGGTTCTCGGACATTATCCGTGCTTTGAGCTCTCTTCGGCAGAAGCAAAAGTAGACAGCAGGACGACGGGTTAA